In one Bacillus thuringiensis genomic region, the following are encoded:
- a CDS encoding DUF4026 domain-containing protein, with the protein MEVQTETYRAAMNGTLERHFSDMIAVIPTRITIEQLKQRLETIATKVDDLKIVYSDETSLIVELHMGETVIPYELHIDEPNDPEGYKMYNRQDTTIVDRNFEDAAFGTEIFTRTLFVGDVLDCFFQQLQFLWNLAPDLLFVIDSSAAMKVISRSYIEYHVENELLPDIPDLYVIHSVYEDDKDGKPTQYWFHTHGLLRAGVTEIELIIPNRISSYYGISDLFQTFANNAVENGQVPMNEPIVIAHSQQGSIHTVAVPWEKGLSYIGHKTSMDQLSSIEDEEVSLQPIDSQNAFLGGMDARDEYHQSPSVLLFKFNTSEEYIESFFKEHEEATGLMFYKTNSETDRMAYNAKNTFGYFSNIFHIEQSNEDFRFLAKFGVSYEEGKSEHMWFEMQNITEDFIQGILINEPYFIEDMSEGNSYHLDFDNLTEWVIYAGDAVIKPNNLYMFISE; encoded by the coding sequence ATGGAAGTGCAAACAGAAACATACCGCGCAGCTATGAATGGAACATTAGAACGTCATTTTTCAGATATGATTGCCGTTATACCAACTAGAATTACAATTGAGCAGTTAAAACAGCGACTAGAAACGATCGCTACTAAAGTTGATGATTTAAAAATTGTTTATAGTGATGAGACAAGCCTTATTGTTGAATTACATATGGGTGAAACAGTCATACCGTATGAACTGCATATTGATGAACCGAACGATCCAGAAGGATATAAAATGTACAATAGACAAGATACTACAATCGTAGATCGTAATTTTGAAGATGCAGCTTTCGGCACTGAAATTTTCACTCGTACGCTATTTGTAGGCGATGTACTGGACTGCTTTTTCCAGCAGTTACAGTTCTTATGGAATCTCGCCCCAGATTTGTTATTTGTAATCGATTCAAGTGCAGCAATGAAAGTGATATCTAGAAGCTATATTGAATATCACGTTGAAAATGAATTATTACCTGACATTCCTGACTTATACGTTATTCATTCCGTTTATGAAGACGATAAAGACGGTAAGCCTACGCAATATTGGTTTCATACACATGGTCTTTTAAGAGCAGGCGTAACTGAAATAGAGTTAATTATTCCAAATCGCATTTCTTCCTACTACGGCATTAGCGATCTCTTTCAAACATTTGCTAATAATGCCGTTGAGAATGGACAAGTCCCTATGAATGAGCCTATCGTTATCGCGCATAGTCAGCAAGGTTCTATACATACAGTCGCTGTTCCGTGGGAAAAAGGATTATCTTATATAGGGCATAAAACGAGTATGGACCAATTATCTTCAATCGAAGATGAGGAAGTGAGTCTACAACCAATAGATTCACAAAATGCATTCTTAGGCGGAATGGATGCCCGAGATGAATACCATCAATCTCCATCCGTTCTCTTATTCAAATTTAATACTTCAGAAGAATATATTGAAAGTTTTTTCAAAGAACACGAGGAAGCTACAGGGCTCATGTTCTATAAAACAAATAGTGAAACCGATCGTATGGCTTACAATGCGAAAAATACTTTTGGGTATTTCAGCAACATTTTTCACATTGAACAATCAAATGAAGATTTTCGTTTCCTTGCTAAGTTTGGTGTCTCCTACGAAGAAGGAAAAAGTGAACATATGTGGTTTGAAATGCAAAACATTACGGAAGATTTCATTCAAGGAATACTCATTAATGAACCATATTTCATAGAAGATATGAGTGAAGGAAATAGTTATCATTTAGATTTTGATAACTTAACAGAATGGGTTATTTATGCAGGAGATGCTGTTATAAAGCCAAATAACTTATATATGTTTATTAGCGAATAA
- a CDS encoding DUF6359 domain-containing protein, translating into MAVKKLLSVFLSFLLLLSFTGTLAQAEETASMSVEKAIEVFKQQGKTKGIVEGYIVGYTQSSSKYTKDPAKFDDTNVAIADSPNETNPDKIMPVQLPKGDVRTAVNVKDHPENIGKKVILTGTLELYFSNPGLKSVTAYKFQGEGQNRVSDVVASPNGGEVAKGTAVTLTTNTEGATIYYTLDGSNPTNKGVRYNGQIIVNENSVVKAIAEKEGLTSSAISTFSFIIVNNEQVRIHDIQGKSHMSPYNGKKVYNVEGVVTALDKNGFYIEDNQPDNDPATSEGMYVYKKDANVAVGDLIQVDGVVEEYVGPGYAERFETDLTTTEIKASRVAVVAKDQPLPAPIILGENGVKIPDQIIDNDAFGLFDPTEDAIDFYESIEGMRVTMPTPKIITPQKNGNLYVTVKNGGDKIVTQYGTPLLDENQLNPERLSVKVPRDYVAKVGDTFTGDITGVVGYDYGSFRISPITELPSVVDGGFKQVGANIQPRLDKLTVATYNIENFSANKKETTDEKVKALAYSIKYNLKMPDIIGVEEMQDNNGSINDGTTDASLSAKRIIDAVLEIRGPKYEYVEIAPNNNQDGGAPGANIRVGFFYNPSRVKLATVPKLLDKNVVRIGDENPLFESTRKPLAAEFTFQGQNIVVVANHLNSKIGDATPFGKVQPLVLKSEDKRIQLAQEVNHFVQGIQKKNTNAPVVVLGDMNDFEFSKPLKTLEGTILKDMLNTVPKENRYTYIHEGNAQVLDHILVTNNIAPHTIVDPVHLNSNIMKEHGRVSDHDPVLAQIDLKKAS; encoded by the coding sequence ATGGCTGTGAAGAAATTGTTAAGTGTCTTTTTATCATTCTTGCTATTGCTTTCATTTACTGGAACTTTAGCGCAAGCAGAAGAAACTGCTTCTATGTCAGTAGAAAAAGCAATTGAAGTATTTAAGCAGCAAGGGAAAACGAAGGGGATAGTAGAAGGATATATTGTTGGATATACGCAAAGTTCTTCTAAATATACGAAGGATCCAGCTAAGTTTGATGATACAAACGTAGCAATTGCAGATTCGCCAAACGAAACGAATCCAGACAAAATCATGCCCGTTCAGTTACCGAAAGGTGATGTGAGAACGGCAGTGAATGTAAAAGATCACCCTGAAAATATCGGGAAGAAAGTTATTTTGACTGGGACTCTTGAATTATATTTTAGTAACCCAGGTCTAAAATCAGTAACAGCTTATAAGTTTCAAGGTGAAGGACAAAACCGTGTTAGCGATGTAGTAGCTTCACCGAACGGTGGAGAAGTTGCTAAAGGAACAGCGGTAACATTAACGACGAATACAGAGGGAGCAACAATCTACTATACGTTAGATGGCTCTAATCCTACTAATAAAGGTGTTCGTTATAATGGACAAATTATAGTGAATGAAAATAGTGTAGTGAAAGCAATCGCAGAAAAAGAAGGACTTACTTCTTCAGCAATTTCGACATTTTCATTTATTATCGTAAATAATGAACAGGTTCGTATTCATGACATTCAAGGAAAATCACATATGTCTCCTTACAACGGGAAGAAAGTATACAATGTGGAAGGCGTTGTCACAGCGCTTGATAAAAACGGCTTTTATATAGAAGATAATCAACCAGATAATGATCCAGCTACTTCAGAAGGTATGTACGTATATAAAAAAGATGCGAATGTAGCAGTAGGAGATCTTATTCAAGTTGATGGAGTAGTAGAAGAATATGTTGGACCAGGATATGCAGAGCGATTTGAAACAGACTTAACGACGACAGAAATTAAGGCGAGTCGCGTTGCTGTAGTCGCAAAAGATCAACCTTTACCAGCACCGATCATACTTGGAGAAAACGGTGTGAAAATCCCGGACCAGATTATTGATAATGATGCATTTGGTTTATTTGATCCAACTGAAGATGCAATCGACTTCTATGAAAGTATAGAAGGCATGCGTGTTACGATGCCAACACCAAAAATCATTACACCTCAGAAAAACGGAAATTTATATGTAACAGTAAAAAATGGTGGAGATAAAATAGTAACACAATATGGAACACCTCTATTAGATGAAAATCAATTAAACCCAGAGCGCCTTTCTGTAAAAGTACCTCGCGATTATGTAGCAAAAGTAGGAGATACTTTCACTGGAGATATAACAGGGGTAGTCGGATATGATTACGGTTCGTTCCGCATTTCGCCAATAACGGAATTACCATCTGTAGTGGATGGTGGATTTAAGCAAGTAGGCGCAAATATTCAGCCTCGTCTTGATAAGTTAACAGTTGCTACATATAACATTGAAAACTTCTCGGCGAATAAAAAAGAAACAACAGATGAAAAGGTAAAAGCGTTAGCATATTCTATTAAATACAATTTAAAAATGCCAGATATTATCGGTGTAGAGGAAATGCAAGATAATAACGGATCAATTAATGACGGTACAACAGATGCGTCATTAAGCGCAAAACGTATCATTGATGCAGTTCTAGAAATTCGCGGGCCAAAGTATGAGTATGTAGAAATCGCTCCAAACAATAATCAAGACGGAGGAGCACCAGGAGCGAATATTCGCGTCGGTTTCTTCTATAATCCATCACGCGTGAAATTAGCGACGGTACCGAAGTTACTTGATAAAAATGTCGTTCGTATTGGAGACGAAAATCCATTATTTGAAAGTACACGTAAACCGTTAGCGGCAGAATTTACGTTCCAAGGACAAAACATTGTTGTCGTTGCAAATCACTTAAACTCAAAAATAGGAGATGCAACGCCATTTGGAAAAGTGCAGCCGCTCGTATTAAAAAGTGAAGACAAACGAATTCAGTTAGCGCAAGAAGTAAATCATTTCGTACAAGGAATTCAGAAAAAGAATACGAATGCACCAGTTGTCGTGTTAGGTGATATGAACGATTTCGAATTCTCTAAACCACTAAAAACACTAGAGGGAACAATCTTAAAAGATATGTTAAACACAGTACCGAAAGAGAATCGTTACACGTACATTCACGAAGGAAATGCGCAAGTGTTAGATCATATTTTAGTAACAAACAACATCGCACCGCACACAATTGTAGATCCAGTACACTTAAACTCAAACATAATGAAAGAGCACGGACGTGTAAGTGACCACGACCCAGTACTTGCTCAAATTGATTTGAAGAAGGCTTCTTAA
- a CDS encoding BlaI/MecI/CopY family transcriptional regulator — MTNQLPKISEAELEIMKVLWSNSPQTANEIIEELEDTMDWKPKTIRTLINRLVQKEAVSYHQDKGRMYAYYPLVSQDNYLQVETKSLLKRFCGAAFKPLLVNFLKEEKLSSEDINELKRILDEKTEENKRKDR; from the coding sequence ATGACAAATCAATTACCTAAAATATCTGAAGCAGAATTAGAAATTATGAAAGTACTTTGGTCGAATTCTCCACAAACAGCGAATGAAATTATAGAAGAACTGGAAGATACAATGGACTGGAAACCAAAAACAATCCGCACATTAATTAATCGATTAGTACAAAAGGAAGCCGTTTCTTACCATCAAGATAAAGGGCGAATGTATGCCTATTATCCGTTAGTATCACAAGATAATTATTTGCAAGTGGAAACGAAATCTTTACTAAAGCGTTTTTGCGGTGCAGCGTTTAAACCATTACTTGTTAATTTCTTAAAAGAGGAGAAATTATCTTCAGAAGATATTAATGAATTAAAACGCATTTTAGATGAGAAGACAGAGGAGAATAAGAGGAAGGATCGATAA
- a CDS encoding M56 family metallopeptidase, with protein sequence MINTLINVYLPHFFDWLIETSLMASILVGFILCIKVLFRNKLTPRWQYMLWIVLMIRLLLPWSPDSSYSIYSLLSYRSSVSEVIPKNMPATENIENIESDRKVELESNPKMVTKTSEPEVEVSLEKQTTFSLYKLALYVWLAGVIILATITFLTNRRLYSYIKKQPDITDEQAITVFNRCKQSMKMKKAVSLRLAGKIASPTVFSFFRPKVLLSKKHMKVLNEQQLQYVFYHELAHIKRNDVAVNWIMYSLILLNWFNPILWYAYFCMREDQELACDAYALTFIDKEEQIAYGHTIITLLEHYSYQVPSLANLSRNKRTLKRRIIMIKKFQKKSYRLSLLGVIAIVAIASLFLFNARATEGKEKQEDKVEQSKDAFQNAVDMLFGTEENAKKEYRYSARVYENKTDYLYLAEKALTKDEFQQYIKLYKEIINIQKKGAPRDSDYESIFFREERLTEADREKLYALYDQSKPFNDKVEESLNYTVKEAQEHVDFQIKKPTYTIEGYDLKEEKVSCFIKRRPELIIELEYTNGKGNYTTYQSQVFGESKDPFHALFVVEENIEQYELEGNQIFYATHNSDRNLQGMKMIVPAKGKDSAYQIVIINHSLENPGEAVFDKNVNKEELEKIMLSMLK encoded by the coding sequence ATGATAAACACGCTTATAAATGTATACCTTCCTCATTTTTTTGATTGGCTTATAGAAACGTCACTTATGGCTAGCATATTAGTTGGATTTATTTTATGTATAAAAGTTCTATTTAGAAATAAATTAACCCCCCGGTGGCAATATATGCTGTGGATCGTATTAATGATAAGACTCCTTTTACCGTGGTCGCCAGATAGCTCTTATAGCATTTACTCATTACTTTCCTATCGTTCTAGTGTATCGGAAGTGATTCCGAAAAATATGCCGGCTACTGAGAATATAGAGAACATAGAAAGCGACCGTAAAGTGGAATTGGAATCAAATCCTAAAATGGTGACAAAAACTAGCGAACCGGAAGTAGAAGTCAGTTTGGAAAAACAGACTACATTTTCTTTATACAAACTTGCTTTGTATGTTTGGCTAGCTGGGGTAATCATATTAGCAACCATCACGTTTCTTACAAATAGACGGTTATATTCGTACATAAAGAAACAACCCGATATTACAGATGAACAGGCCATTACAGTGTTTAATCGCTGTAAGCAGTCTATGAAAATGAAGAAGGCAGTTTCGTTACGTCTAGCGGGAAAGATTGCGAGCCCAACTGTGTTTAGTTTCTTTCGTCCGAAAGTATTACTATCAAAAAAACATATGAAAGTATTAAATGAGCAACAATTACAATATGTCTTTTACCATGAGTTAGCTCATATTAAGAGAAACGATGTAGCTGTAAATTGGATTATGTACAGTTTAATCCTATTAAATTGGTTCAATCCGATTCTTTGGTACGCCTATTTTTGTATGCGAGAAGATCAAGAATTAGCCTGTGATGCATATGCACTTACTTTTATAGATAAAGAGGAACAAATTGCATACGGTCATACAATTATTACCCTTTTAGAACACTATTCCTATCAAGTACCAAGCCTAGCAAATTTAAGTAGAAATAAACGAACACTAAAAAGGAGAATCATTATGATTAAAAAATTCCAAAAGAAATCGTATCGTCTTTCTTTACTTGGAGTGATTGCTATAGTTGCTATTGCATCCCTTTTTTTATTCAATGCACGTGCAACGGAAGGGAAAGAAAAGCAAGAGGATAAAGTGGAGCAGTCAAAGGATGCTTTCCAAAATGCTGTAGATATGCTGTTTGGTACAGAAGAAAATGCGAAAAAAGAATATAGGTATTCAGCAAGAGTGTATGAAAATAAGACAGATTATTTATATTTAGCTGAAAAGGCTTTAACAAAAGATGAGTTTCAACAGTACATAAAATTGTATAAAGAAATTATTAATATACAGAAAAAAGGTGCTCCGAGAGATTCTGACTACGAGTCAATATTTTTTAGGGAAGAACGTTTAACAGAAGCTGATCGTGAAAAATTATATGCACTTTATGATCAATCAAAACCGTTTAATGACAAAGTGGAAGAATCTTTAAATTACACGGTAAAGGAAGCGCAGGAACATGTAGATTTTCAAATTAAGAAGCCAACTTACACAATTGAAGGCTACGATCTAAAGGAGGAAAAGGTAAGTTGTTTTATTAAGAGAAGACCTGAGTTAATTATTGAATTAGAGTATACAAACGGAAAAGGAAACTATACAACTTATCAATCACAAGTATTTGGAGAAAGTAAAGATCCGTTCCATGCTTTATTTGTTGTAGAAGAAAATATTGAACAGTACGAATTAGAAGGTAATCAAATATTCTATGCGACTCATAACTCAGATAGGAATTTACAAGGTATGAAGATGATTGTTCCTGCAAAAGGGAAAGATAGTGCATATCAAATTGTTATTATTAATCATAGTTTAGAGAACCCAGGAGAAGCAGTATTCGATAAAAATGTAAATAAAGAAGAATTAGAGAAAATTATGCTTTCTATGTTGAAATAG
- a CDS encoding TetR/AcrR family transcriptional regulator gives MAIDRKRSIIEAATKSFSAFGYKATTMDQVAKLANVGKGTIYTFFKNKEELFGEIISNLITEMKQVAENAIRSDVSFFENVHRALYSILEFRKEHQLMIKLIQEERDMGTKEVQEVMQQVDVEIVSVIQSYLKIAIEKGEISKCDPEITAFIMLRLYVSLIFDWEKNHKPLEKEKIAELFELYLLKGLSN, from the coding sequence GTGGCAATAGATCGAAAACGTTCTATTATTGAGGCTGCAACAAAGTCTTTTTCAGCGTTTGGTTATAAAGCAACAACGATGGATCAAGTAGCGAAGTTAGCGAATGTAGGAAAAGGAACGATTTATACTTTTTTCAAAAATAAAGAAGAGCTATTTGGTGAAATTATTTCTAATTTAATTACAGAAATGAAGCAAGTTGCAGAAAATGCAATTCGTTCAGATGTTTCATTTTTTGAAAATGTACATAGAGCATTATATAGCATCTTGGAATTTAGAAAAGAACATCAGCTCATGATTAAATTAATTCAAGAAGAGCGCGATATGGGAACGAAAGAAGTACAAGAAGTTATGCAACAAGTTGATGTGGAAATCGTTTCTGTTATTCAATCGTATTTAAAGATTGCGATTGAAAAAGGTGAAATTAGCAAATGTGATCCGGAAATTACAGCATTTATTATGCTTCGTCTATATGTATCGCTTATTTTTGATTGGGAAAAAAATCACAAACCGCTAGAAAAAGAAAAAATTGCAGAATTATTTGAACTTTATTTATTAAAAGGATTGTCAAATTAA
- a CDS encoding YhgE/Pip domain-containing protein: MKWNQLLRKEFTEIIKSKKILIPIIAVLFVPILYAGMFLWAFWDPYKQLDDLPVAVVNLDKGAVFDGKPIEVGKGLVDNLKDNTSFKWEFVSEKEAKKGMEGRKYYMLVRIPDDFSSNATTLLKDDPKPLNLEYIPNESLNFLSSQIGGTAIEKIKGEVSSTLTKTYAEKMFDSIQDVSKGLADGAEGANKLHDGSSELHDGSSKVTDGLHTLQGKSGEMKDGVGKLFDGSGKVTAGLNTLNSKNGEMQIGIGKLVDGSGKVTDGLHALNSNTGIGKLVDGSGKVTDGLHALNSNSGIGKLVDGSGKVTDGLNTLNSKTGELRDGSEKVTGGLNKLISKSGELKTGTTDLSNGMGKLVEGQSQLEEGSQAIQKGLQELNSNVQKSAAGLEEMQSKVPSILNTVNEKIDGAGENVNQLNELTQSTAGDAKTAAQDVANLQKQIESLPKEYQEQLQPFVTSAVKSTATVQQKAAGVAGGTNKLNEEVKQLKGEIHQTTNGLQKNLPNPAGIKTLAGGIEKLTSAQNEFVSKFHGFGEGLDNAKIGADKLKDGSVQLIDGVTQLQSGSGKVTAGLGQLSAGVNQLADGSGQVTGGLGTLSVGVNQLADGSGQVTGGLGTLSVGVTKLADGSSQVTGGLGTLSVGANQMAGGVNQLADGSGQVTTGLGALSTGSTQLIDGVNKLADGSGKVTDGLVKVNDGSGELAEKLGEGAEKTGEVKGTEKTYDMFASPVKVKTEKMAEVPNYGTGFTPYFLSLGLFVGALLLSIVYPLRDTVGVPKSGFSWFISKFGVLLSVGIIQAIVADIILLFGLGVEVQSIPYFILFSIVTSLAFIALIQCLVTAFGDAGRFIAIITLIIQLTTSAGTFPLELIPKFLQPFNAWLPMTYSVSGLKAVVSSGDFNFMWQNIGMLMIFIVVLSLGTIASLTLMHKRKFKNVAENQSVEA; the protein is encoded by the coding sequence ATGAAATGGAATCAGTTACTTCGGAAAGAGTTTACTGAAATTATAAAAAGTAAAAAAATATTAATTCCAATTATCGCGGTTTTATTCGTACCAATTTTATATGCAGGTATGTTTTTATGGGCTTTTTGGGATCCATATAAACAGTTAGATGATTTACCAGTTGCGGTAGTCAATTTAGATAAAGGTGCAGTATTTGATGGGAAACCAATTGAGGTCGGAAAAGGGCTCGTTGATAACTTAAAAGATAATACAAGTTTCAAATGGGAATTTGTAAGTGAAAAAGAAGCGAAAAAAGGAATGGAAGGTAGAAAGTATTACATGTTAGTGCGCATTCCAGATGACTTCTCAAGTAACGCTACAACATTATTAAAAGATGATCCAAAACCATTAAACTTAGAATACATTCCAAACGAAAGTTTAAACTTCCTATCTTCACAAATTGGCGGAACAGCCATTGAAAAAATTAAAGGTGAAGTATCAAGTACGTTAACGAAAACATATGCAGAGAAAATGTTTGATTCCATTCAAGACGTCTCAAAAGGATTAGCAGATGGAGCGGAAGGTGCAAATAAACTACACGACGGATCAAGTGAGCTGCATGATGGTTCAAGTAAAGTGACAGATGGCCTTCATACACTGCAAGGGAAGTCTGGGGAGATGAAGGATGGGGTTGGAAAACTATTTGATGGATCAGGGAAAGTGACAGCAGGTTTAAATACGTTAAATAGCAAAAACGGTGAAATGCAAATAGGTATCGGGAAATTAGTGGATGGATCAGGAAAAGTAACAGATGGTTTACATGCACTAAATAGTAATACAGGTATCGGAAAATTAGTAGATGGCTCCGGAAAAGTAACAGACGGTTTACATGCACTAAATAGCAATTCAGGTATTGGGAAATTAGTAGACGGATCGGGCAAAGTAACAGACGGTTTAAATACGTTAAATAGTAAAACGGGTGAGTTGCGTGATGGATCTGAGAAAGTGACCGGTGGCTTGAACAAATTAATAAGTAAATCCGGTGAATTAAAAACAGGAACAACGGACCTATCAAATGGTATGGGAAAACTTGTTGAAGGGCAAAGCCAATTAGAGGAAGGTTCTCAAGCGATCCAAAAGGGATTGCAAGAGTTAAATAGTAACGTACAAAAGTCTGCTGCAGGCTTAGAGGAAATGCAGTCGAAAGTTCCTTCTATATTGAATACAGTAAATGAAAAAATAGATGGAGCTGGGGAGAATGTAAATCAGTTAAATGAACTTACGCAATCAACAGCAGGAGATGCTAAAACTGCAGCGCAAGATGTAGCGAATTTACAAAAGCAAATTGAAAGTTTACCAAAAGAATATCAAGAGCAGTTACAGCCATTCGTAACAAGTGCTGTAAAAAGTACAGCGACAGTTCAGCAAAAAGCTGCCGGAGTAGCAGGTGGAACAAATAAATTAAATGAAGAAGTGAAACAATTAAAAGGTGAAATACATCAAACAACAAATGGGTTGCAAAAAAACTTACCAAATCCAGCAGGGATAAAAACTCTAGCAGGTGGTATTGAGAAACTAACGAGCGCACAAAATGAATTTGTTAGTAAGTTTCATGGATTTGGTGAGGGATTAGATAATGCAAAAATAGGTGCCGATAAATTAAAAGATGGATCAGTTCAATTAATTGATGGAGTAACGCAATTACAAAGTGGCTCTGGAAAAGTGACAGCAGGATTAGGTCAATTATCTGCAGGAGTAAATCAATTAGCAGATGGGTCTGGTCAAGTAACAGGCGGTTTAGGAACATTATCTGTAGGAGTAAATCAATTAGCAGATGGGTCTGGTCAAGTAACAGGCGGTTTAGGGACATTATCTGTAGGTGTAACGAAATTAGCAGATGGCTCAAGCCAAGTAACAGGTGGTTTAGGAACATTATCTGTAGGAGCAAACCAAATGGCAGGTGGAGTAAATCAATTAGCAGATGGCTCCGGTCAAGTAACAACAGGCTTAGGTGCATTATCAACTGGCTCAACCCAGCTAATCGACGGCGTAAATAAACTAGCAGACGGATCAGGAAAAGTAACTGATGGACTAGTGAAAGTAAATGATGGTTCAGGTGAACTTGCAGAGAAACTTGGCGAAGGGGCAGAGAAAACTGGTGAAGTAAAAGGAACGGAGAAAACGTATGATATGTTTGCAAGCCCTGTAAAAGTGAAAACGGAGAAAATGGCGGAAGTTCCAAACTACGGGACTGGATTTACGCCGTATTTCTTATCACTTGGTTTATTTGTTGGGGCATTATTATTATCAATCGTATATCCATTACGTGATACAGTCGGTGTTCCAAAATCAGGGTTTAGCTGGTTTATTAGTAAGTTCGGTGTTTTACTATCAGTCGGTATTATTCAAGCGATAGTAGCAGATATTATATTACTATTCGGATTAGGTGTAGAAGTACAAAGTATTCCGTATTTCATACTCTTTAGCATCGTTACAAGTTTAGCGTTTATCGCGTTAATTCAATGTTTAGTAACAGCATTCGGTGATGCAGGGCGTTTCATTGCTATCATCACATTAATTATTCAGCTTACAACAAGTGCTGGAACATTCCCATTAGAGTTGATTCCGAAGTTTTTACAACCATTCAATGCGTGGTTACCGATGACATACTCTGTATCAGGATTGAAAGCAGTCGTATCAAGTGGAGACTTTAATTTCATGTGGCAAAACATAGGAATGCTCATGATCTTTATCGTTGTATTATCACTTGGAACGATCGCTTCCTTAACTTTGATGCACAAACGAAAATTTAAAAATGTTGCTGAAAATCAATCGGTTGAAGCGTAA
- a CDS encoding PH domain-containing protein, whose protein sequence is MNPILTAAKQLLHKEEKVLSTLKCSLTGYMITHKVPYPGMLLATNQRLLFFSQYKNTFIAEFDYEKILSIETKRRIFDKKIIFYYEDEYITLGYITSSNVEAFIDLLQRNSKTSTGL, encoded by the coding sequence ATGAATCCAATCTTAACAGCTGCAAAACAACTATTACATAAAGAAGAAAAGGTTTTATCTACTTTAAAATGTTCACTTACTGGCTATATGATTACGCATAAAGTCCCGTATCCTGGCATGTTACTTGCTACTAATCAAAGACTTCTCTTTTTTAGCCAATATAAAAACACATTCATTGCCGAATTTGATTATGAAAAAATTCTATCTATAGAAACGAAGAGAAGAATCTTTGACAAAAAAATAATATTTTACTATGAAGATGAATATATAACGCTTGGATACATTACAAGTTCGAATGTTGAAGCGTTCATAGACTTACTACAAAGAAACAGCAAGACTAGCACAGGCTTATAA
- a CDS encoding GNAT family N-acetyltransferase — MIRLVKETDAEAIMDIRKEIILSETTTKFFIVSPKKLQNDTNAEREKIRKINEKGNLYIVYEVDKKVVGFLLFNRYELDRLRHAGTMGMGIKEAYCNQGIGTKLIEFLIRWAKEQKGLEKICLGVVSINDRAIKVYKRMGFVEEGRQRKQIKYEDGSYGDDVLMGFYIE, encoded by the coding sequence ATGATACGGTTAGTAAAAGAGACTGATGCAGAAGCAATTATGGATATTAGAAAAGAAATCATATTATCGGAAACTACTACAAAATTTTTTATAGTATCTCCAAAGAAATTACAAAATGATACGAATGCAGAAAGAGAAAAGATACGGAAAATTAATGAGAAAGGCAATCTTTACATAGTTTATGAAGTAGATAAAAAAGTGGTTGGCTTTTTACTTTTCAATCGATATGAATTAGACCGCTTACGACATGCAGGTACAATGGGAATGGGAATTAAAGAGGCGTACTGTAATCAAGGCATTGGTACGAAGTTAATTGAATTTCTTATTCGTTGGGCTAAAGAGCAGAAAGGTTTAGAGAAAATTTGCTTAGGCGTAGTTTCTATTAATGATAGGGCGATTAAGGTGTATAAACGTATGGGATTTGTAGAGGAAGGCAGACAAAGAAAGCAAATAAAGTATGAAGATGGATCATATGGAGATGACGTATTGATGGGGTTTTATATTGAATAA